Proteins found in one Acidobacteriota bacterium genomic segment:
- a CDS encoding FMN-binding protein — protein sequence MWRWASLSSLLLALLAPPPGARAGEGAPVDAALDRAVPQAVVRQKDTLVLSGQQARRVQRVAGSPLPTRLVTRYRLYSGAGRLLAVAYVDTHLVRSLAETLLIVVDDGGKVRRVEVLAFKEPPEYRPRATWYGQFEGRGLDGELQVRRGIRVLAGATLSSHAATDAVRRVLAVHQILPPALQLGERP from the coding sequence ATGTGGCGTTGGGCTTCTCTTTCTAGCCTTCTGCTGGCCCTGCTGGCACCTCCCCCCGGGGCGCGGGCGGGGGAGGGGGCTCCTGTCGACGCCGCTCTCGACCGCGCTGTGCCGCAGGCCGTGGTCCGGCAGAAGGACACCCTGGTGTTGTCCGGGCAGCAGGCACGGCGGGTCCAACGGGTGGCGGGTTCGCCCCTGCCGACCCGGCTGGTGACTCGTTACCGGCTGTATTCCGGGGCCGGGCGGCTGCTGGCCGTGGCCTACGTCGACACCCACCTGGTTCGCTCGCTGGCCGAGACCCTGCTGATCGTCGTGGATGACGGCGGGAAGGTGCGACGGGTGGAAGTGCTCGCCTTCAAGGAGCCGCCGGAGTATCGACCGAGGGCGACCTGGTACGGTCAGTTCGAGGGCCGGGGTCTGGATGGAGAATTGCAGGTGCGACGGGGCATCCGGGTCCTGGCGGGCGCGACCCTCTCGTCCCACGCCGCCACGGACGCCGTACGCCGCGTCCTGGCGGTTCACCAGATCCTGCCGCCCGCGCTTCAGCTTGGGGAGCGGCCGTGA
- the atpG gene encoding ATP synthase F1 subunit gamma: MANNARDLKRRIRSVKNTAQLTGAMKMVSAAKLRRAQEQMMSSRPYAAALERVIGDVARRVSPELHPLLSGRELKAVDLVLIAGDKGLCGAFNANVIKAAEAARREHEGAGRRVVMTLIGKKAGEYYRRRPQIPVRETFADVFRKIEYTFAADLAGSLTDRFLAGETDGVFLVYNRFRTTISQVVTVAPIIPLQSLVADGGGDEGAAEYLYEPEAAELMRGLVPRFVSFQLYQAMLESVAAEHGARMAAMDNATRSAEEMISSLTLQMNRARQAAITTELIEVVSGAEAL; this comes from the coding sequence GTGGCCAACAACGCACGGGATCTCAAACGCCGGATCCGCTCCGTCAAGAACACCGCCCAGCTCACCGGGGCGATGAAGATGGTCTCGGCCGCCAAGCTGCGGCGGGCCCAGGAGCAGATGATGAGTTCGCGGCCCTACGCCGCGGCTCTCGAGCGCGTGATCGGGGACGTGGCGCGCCGGGTCTCCCCCGAACTGCACCCGCTGCTCAGCGGGCGCGAGCTGAAGGCCGTCGACCTGGTGCTGATCGCGGGGGACAAGGGGCTGTGCGGCGCCTTCAACGCCAACGTGATCAAGGCCGCCGAGGCTGCACGACGGGAACACGAAGGCGCTGGACGCCGTGTCGTGATGACCTTGATCGGCAAGAAAGCCGGCGAGTATTACCGGCGCCGCCCCCAGATTCCTGTGCGGGAGACCTTTGCCGATGTCTTCCGCAAGATCGAGTACACCTTTGCGGCGGATCTGGCGGGTAGCCTGACCGACCGTTTCCTGGCCGGGGAGACCGACGGCGTCTTCCTGGTCTACAACCGTTTTCGTACCACGATCTCCCAGGTCGTGACCGTCGCTCCCATCATTCCCCTGCAGAGCCTCGTCGCTGACGGGGGGGGAGACGAGGGGGCGGCGGAGTACCTTTACGAGCCGGAGGCCGCGGAATTGATGCGGGGGTTGGTCCCCCGTTTCGTCAGCTTCCAGCTCTATCAGGCGATGCTCGAGTCGGTGGCTGCCGAGCATGGGGCCCGGATGGCGGCGATGGACAACGCCACCCGCAGCGCGGAGGAAATGATTTCCAGCCTCACGCTGCAGATGAACCGGGCCCGCCAGGCGGCCATCACCACGGAACTGATCGAGGTGGTCAGCGGCGCGGAGGCGCTCTGA
- the atpA gene encoding F0F1 ATP synthase subunit alpha, translating into MEFKIGEISEILRRQIEGYEETIDVAEVGTVTQVGDGIARIYGLEKAAYLEMLSLPHDVYGIALNLEEDSVGAVLFGEVSRIKEGDQVRRTRRIMSVPVGEALLGRVVDPLGRPVDGRGPLDTDETSPVERLAPGVIYRQPVNEPLQTGIKAIDAMIPIGRGQRELIIGDRQTGKTAVAIDTIINQKDSGVICIYVAIGQKQSTIANVVKTLEEYGAMEYTIVVAAGASEPAAMQYLSPYSGCAMGEYFRDRGRHVLTIYDDLSKQAAAYREISLLLRRPPGREAFPGDVFYLHSRLLERAAKLRESYVIVKKDAPEGATESFDGEVYHGVPGKEAAEHRLGELGGDYEIRVVPGTGGSLTSLPVIETQAGDISAYIPTNVISITDGQIFLEADLFHSGIRPAINAGLSVSRVGGSAQIPAMKKVAGTLRLELAQYRELAAFAQFGSDLDKATQAQLARGQRLQELLKQPQYAPLSVEKQVVTIYAGTHGYLDGIPVSQVGEFERRLNDELSASHGDLLEQIRTEGKLSDEIQEKIKSVLDAFREKFKATMPEA; encoded by the coding sequence ATGGAATTCAAGATCGGCGAGATCAGCGAGATCCTCCGCAGGCAGATCGAGGGTTACGAGGAGACGATCGACGTTGCCGAGGTGGGGACGGTAACCCAGGTCGGTGACGGCATCGCCCGCATCTATGGCCTGGAGAAGGCCGCCTACCTGGAGATGCTCTCCCTGCCGCACGACGTCTACGGCATCGCCTTGAATCTCGAAGAGGACAGTGTCGGCGCCGTGCTCTTCGGCGAGGTGAGCAGGATCAAGGAAGGCGATCAGGTGCGGCGGACCCGCCGCATCATGTCGGTGCCCGTCGGTGAAGCCCTGCTCGGTCGCGTGGTCGATCCCCTCGGTCGACCGGTCGACGGCCGGGGGCCGCTGGACACCGACGAGACCAGCCCCGTCGAGCGCCTGGCTCCGGGCGTGATCTATCGCCAGCCGGTCAACGAGCCGCTGCAGACGGGGATCAAGGCGATCGACGCGATGATCCCCATCGGCCGCGGTCAGCGGGAGCTGATCATCGGTGACCGCCAGACCGGCAAGACCGCCGTGGCCATCGACACGATCATCAACCAGAAGGACTCGGGGGTGATCTGCATCTACGTGGCGATCGGTCAGAAGCAATCCACCATCGCCAACGTGGTCAAGACCCTCGAAGAGTACGGCGCGATGGAGTACACCATCGTGGTGGCGGCCGGTGCTTCCGAACCCGCGGCCATGCAGTACCTCTCGCCCTACTCCGGTTGCGCGATGGGAGAGTACTTCCGCGATCGGGGCCGCCACGTGCTGACGATTTACGACGATCTCTCCAAGCAGGCCGCAGCCTACCGCGAAATCTCCCTGCTGCTGCGGCGGCCGCCGGGGCGCGAGGCCTTCCCCGGAGACGTCTTCTACCTCCACTCCCGCCTGCTCGAGCGTGCGGCCAAGCTTCGCGAGTCGTACGTGATCGTCAAGAAGGATGCGCCGGAGGGGGCGACCGAGAGCTTCGACGGCGAGGTCTATCACGGCGTGCCGGGCAAGGAAGCCGCCGAGCACCGGCTCGGCGAACTGGGTGGGGATTACGAGATCCGGGTCGTGCCGGGTACCGGAGGATCGCTGACCTCGCTGCCGGTGATCGAGACCCAGGCCGGTGATATTTCGGCCTACATCCCGACCAATGTGATTTCCATCACCGACGGTCAGATCTTCCTCGAGGCCGACCTCTTCCACAGCGGTATCCGCCCGGCGATCAACGCGGGGCTGTCGGTTTCGCGAGTGGGAGGATCGGCCCAGATTCCGGCGATGAAGAAGGTGGCCGGGACTCTGCGTCTGGAGCTGGCCCAGTACCGTGAGCTGGCGGCCTTCGCCCAGTTCGGCTCCGACCTGGACAAGGCGACCCAGGCCCAACTCGCCCGCGGCCAGCGCCTGCAGGAGTTGCTCAAGCAGCCCCAGTACGCGCCGCTGTCGGTGGAAAAGCAGGTCGTGACGATCTACGCCGGAACCCATGGTTATCTCGATGGAATTCCGGTTTCCCAGGTCGGCGAGTTCGAGCGGCGCCTGAACGACGAGTTGAGCGCCAGTCACGGCGATCTGCTCGAGCAGATTCGCACCGAGGGCAAGCTCAGCGACGAGATCCAGGAGAAGATCAAGAGCGTCCTGGATGCCTTCCGGGAGAAATTCAAGGCAACGATGCCGGAGGCCTGA
- the atpD gene encoding F0F1 ATP synthase subunit beta has protein sequence MASAGKIIQVIGPVVDVQFPEGQLPEIYTALHVKDDGGETGVPLDVTLEVQQHLGEGRVRTVALEPTDGMTRGLEVTNTGAPISVPVGKQTLGRVLNVLGKPVDEMGPVEAAELWPIHREPPSFEEQATEIEMFETGIKVIDLLEPYMKGGKTGLFGGAGVGKTVLIMELIHNVAMKHGGYSVFTGVGERTREGNDLWLEMQEGGVIKAGDPDASKAALIYGQMTEPPGARLRVGLTGLTVAEYFRDTEGQDVLLFIDNIFRFTQAGSEVSALLGRMPSAVGYQPTLASEMGELQERITSTRKGSITSVQAIYVPADDYTDPAPATTFAHLDASTALSRQIAELGIYPAVDPLTSTSRILDPRILGEDHYQTARDVQQVLQRYKELQDIIAILGMEELSEEDRLSVSRARKLQRFMSQPFFVAEQFTGMQGRYVELADTIRGFREIVDGKHDELPEQAFLYVGTIEEAQEKAEKLKQEGAAA, from the coding sequence ATGGCGAGTGCAGGCAAGATTATTCAGGTGATCGGTCCCGTGGTGGACGTGCAGTTCCCCGAGGGGCAGCTGCCCGAGATCTACACGGCGCTGCACGTCAAGGACGACGGCGGTGAGACCGGCGTGCCCCTGGACGTGACCCTCGAGGTGCAGCAGCATCTGGGCGAGGGGCGGGTCCGCACCGTGGCTCTCGAGCCCACCGACGGTATGACCCGGGGCCTCGAGGTGACCAACACCGGCGCTCCGATTTCCGTGCCCGTGGGCAAGCAGACCCTCGGTCGTGTGCTCAACGTGCTGGGCAAGCCCGTCGACGAAATGGGACCGGTGGAGGCTGCCGAGCTGTGGCCGATCCACCGGGAGCCGCCCAGCTTCGAAGAACAGGCCACAGAGATCGAGATGTTCGAGACCGGGATCAAGGTCATCGATCTGCTCGAGCCCTACATGAAAGGCGGCAAGACCGGCCTGTTCGGTGGTGCCGGTGTGGGCAAGACGGTGCTGATCATGGAGCTGATCCACAACGTGGCGATGAAGCACGGTGGATACTCCGTGTTCACCGGGGTCGGTGAGCGGACCCGTGAGGGCAATGACCTGTGGCTCGAGATGCAGGAAGGCGGCGTGATCAAGGCCGGCGATCCGGATGCCTCCAAGGCCGCCCTGATCTACGGCCAGATGACCGAGCCTCCCGGCGCCCGTCTGCGGGTGGGCCTGACGGGGCTGACGGTGGCCGAGTATTTCCGCGACACCGAGGGGCAGGACGTGCTGCTCTTCATCGACAACATTTTCCGTTTCACCCAGGCTGGTTCGGAGGTTTCGGCGTTGCTCGGCCGGATGCCCTCGGCGGTGGGATATCAGCCGACCCTGGCCAGCGAGATGGGTGAGCTGCAGGAGCGCATCACATCGACCCGCAAGGGCTCGATCACCTCCGTCCAGGCGATCTACGTTCCCGCGGACGACTACACCGACCCGGCTCCGGCGACGACCTTCGCCCACCTCGACGCCTCCACGGCCCTGAGCCGACAGATCGCCGAGTTGGGTATCTACCCCGCCGTCGATCCCCTGACCTCCACCAGCCGCATTCTGGATCCGCGTATTCTCGGAGAAGACCACTACCAGACGGCGCGTGACGTGCAGCAGGTGCTGCAGCGCTACAAGGAATTGCAGGACATCATCGCGATCCTGGGCATGGAAGAGCTGAGCGAGGAGGACCGGCTGTCGGTCTCCCGCGCACGCAAACTCCAGCGTTTCATGAGTCAACCTTTCTTCGTCGCCGAGCAGTTCACGGGCATGCAGGGACGTTACGTCGAACTGGCCGACACGATCCGGGGTTTCCGCGAAATCGTCGACGGCAAGCACGACGAGCTGCCCGAGCAGGCCTTCCTCTACGTGGGCACCATCGAAGAGGCCCAGGAGAAGGCCGAGAAACTCAAGCAGGAAGGCGCTGCGGCCTGA
- a CDS encoding FAD:protein FMN transferase, with product MGTYCEVRAWGPPGKVAPALDRALDRIAQLERVLTTWSADGELAALNARLAGASRAAVYPVSSDLARALAVARRWAERSGGRFDPTVGVLSRAWGLGEGGREPTAGELAAAAARTGWRHYTVDPGRGRLRTLRTGLQFDLGGIGKGFALDEAARVLAARGLDGALFNFGGQVLATGPPPGERGWVVALADPRRRDRVMATVFVERGSVATSGASERYLTVGSARHAEIIDPLSGRPLPATGAVSVITPSATDADALSTALFGYRDPRAPGFLPPGTRVLWLTPNPAAGQAASRSFRQ from the coding sequence ATGGGCACGTATTGTGAGGTGCGCGCCTGGGGACCTCCGGGGAAGGTGGCTCCGGCTCTCGATCGGGCGCTCGACCGCATCGCCCAGCTGGAAAGAGTGCTGACCACCTGGTCGGCCGACGGGGAACTCGCGGCCCTCAACGCCCGTCTCGCCGGGGCCTCGCGGGCCGCGGTTTACCCCGTCTCTTCCGACCTGGCACGGGCTCTTGCAGTCGCACGCCGATGGGCCGAGCGCAGTGGCGGCCGCTTCGACCCCACGGTTGGCGTCCTCTCCCGGGCTTGGGGCCTGGGGGAGGGAGGTCGTGAGCCGACCGCCGGTGAATTGGCGGCCGCCGCCGCCCGGACGGGGTGGCGGCATTACACCGTGGACCCCGGACGGGGACGGCTTCGTACCCTGCGCACCGGCCTGCAATTCGACCTGGGGGGTATCGGCAAGGGATTCGCTCTCGACGAGGCCGCCAGAGTGCTCGCCGCCCGGGGCCTCGACGGCGCCCTGTTCAATTTCGGCGGCCAGGTCTTGGCCACGGGCCCGCCCCCCGGGGAGCGGGGATGGGTGGTGGCCCTCGCCGATCCTCGCCGGCGCGACCGGGTGATGGCGACGGTGTTCGTCGAACGCGGGAGCGTCGCCACCTCGGGCGCGTCCGAACGCTACCTGACCGTGGGATCGGCCCGTCACGCCGAGATCATCGACCCGCTCAGCGGCCGACCGCTTCCCGCCACCGGCGCGGTGAGCGTGATCACCCCCTCCGCCACCGATGCCGACGCGCTGTCCACAGCCCTGTTCGGTTATCGGGATCCAAGAGCACCGGGCTTTCTTCCGCCCGGCACACGGGTCCTGTGGCTCACCCCCAACCCCGCCGCCGGGCAGGCGGCATCGAGGAGTTTCCGGCAATGA
- a CDS encoding sulfotransferase, translated as MNTTARQLESLERKLAAFDRRGLFFVLGTMKSGTTWLQLLLDAHPAICCRGEGHFTSYLAPRLQQALGEYNQIIAGKNQDIFTDLPDFPLLKKEHLLHLLRTTVALLLAELPADEEVTLVGEKCPNNIRGLDILAALFPRARFVHVVRDLRDVAVSAWFHNQRVSPQWTRENFEDLDQYALANLPEWTAELRLARRFAATHPEKVVTVRYEDLLAEPARNLARTLDFLGVDSDGRIIDRCLKAASFETLTGGRRPGEEDRRSHFRKGLAGEGRQALQPETLEQFEVAAGPELRAFGYEPDR; from the coding sequence ATGAACACCACCGCGCGACAGCTCGAATCCCTCGAGAGGAAACTGGCCGCCTTCGATCGACGTGGGCTCTTCTTCGTGCTGGGCACGATGAAGTCGGGCACCACCTGGCTGCAGTTGCTGCTCGACGCCCATCCCGCCATCTGCTGCCGGGGCGAGGGGCACTTCACCAGCTACCTCGCGCCACGCCTCCAGCAGGCTCTCGGTGAATACAACCAGATCATCGCCGGCAAGAACCAGGACATCTTCACCGACCTGCCCGACTTCCCTCTGCTGAAAAAGGAACACCTGCTGCACCTGTTGCGCACCACCGTGGCCCTGCTGCTGGCTGAACTGCCCGCCGACGAAGAGGTGACGCTCGTGGGCGAGAAGTGCCCCAACAACATTCGTGGGCTCGACATTCTCGCCGCGCTCTTTCCCCGCGCCCGCTTCGTCCACGTAGTGCGCGACCTGCGGGACGTGGCAGTTTCGGCCTGGTTCCACAACCAACGCGTCAGCCCCCAGTGGACCCGGGAGAACTTCGAAGACCTCGACCAGTACGCCCTGGCCAACCTGCCCGAGTGGACGGCGGAACTTCGCCTGGCCCGGCGCTTTGCCGCCACCCACCCCGAAAAGGTCGTCACCGTGCGTTACGAGGACCTGCTCGCGGAACCGGCGCGGAACCTGGCCCGGACGCTCGACTTCCTCGGCGTCGACAGCGACGGCCGGATCATCGACCGCTGCCTGAAGGCGGCGTCCTTCGAGACCCTGACCGGCGGCCGGCGACCGGGGGAGGAGGACCGGCGCTCTCACTTCCGCAAGGGCCTGGCCGGCGAGGGGCGGCAAGCTCTCCAGCCGGAAACCCTCGAGCAATTCGAGGTGGCCGCCGGCCCGGAGCTACGCGCTTTCGGCTACGAACCGGACCGCTAG
- the atpH gene encoding ATP synthase F1 subunit delta — protein MQDAGLVAKRYAQALSDAVADDAVFAEVRRQVRAMADLVRDSEELRHAFANPVIPTEAKARVARTLAERLGGRPETLRFLDVVARNERLVLLVDMADAVDGVGDRREGVHEVEISSAAPLPDELRSRLAGALGKVAGGKIRITERVDPALLGGIVARVGATVFDGSLRTRLTALRSRLTGTSQAAG, from the coding sequence ATGCAGGACGCCGGTCTCGTAGCCAAGCGCTATGCCCAGGCCCTGTCCGACGCGGTGGCGGACGACGCTGTCTTCGCCGAGGTGCGTCGCCAGGTTCGGGCCATGGCCGATCTGGTGCGTGACAGCGAAGAACTTCGCCACGCTTTCGCAAACCCGGTGATTCCCACAGAGGCCAAGGCGCGGGTGGCCCGGACCCTTGCCGAGCGCCTGGGGGGGCGGCCGGAAACCCTCCGTTTTCTGGACGTTGTGGCCAGGAACGAGCGGCTGGTGCTGCTGGTGGACATGGCCGACGCGGTCGATGGGGTGGGCGACCGCCGGGAGGGCGTCCACGAGGTGGAGATTTCTTCCGCGGCGCCCCTGCCGGACGAGCTTCGCAGCCGTCTCGCGGGTGCCCTGGGCAAGGTGGCGGGAGGCAAGATCCGGATCACCGAGCGGGTCGACCCCGCCCTGCTCGGCGGGATCGTCGCCCGGGTCGGAGCCACGGTTTTCGACGGCAGCCTGCGGACTCGCCTGACGGCGCTGCGTTCGCGGTTGACCGGCACGAGTCAAGCGGCCGGCTGA
- a CDS encoding F0F1 ATP synthase subunit epsilon: MLPEKIHLEIVTPQRRVIDKDVDEVILPGAAGSFGVRPGHAPLLAGLSPGVAVSRSAGQEEVMAISSGYVEVQPGRVVVLAETCEKADEIDVERARSRLREIESEVNQTAEADPDLMRFRMMKHLARLQASGQGR; the protein is encoded by the coding sequence ATGCTTCCCGAGAAGATCCACCTTGAGATCGTCACTCCCCAAAGGCGGGTGATCGACAAGGACGTGGACGAGGTGATCCTGCCCGGTGCGGCGGGTTCCTTCGGTGTGCGTCCCGGTCATGCCCCGCTCCTGGCGGGGCTCTCCCCCGGTGTCGCCGTCAGTCGCAGCGCCGGCCAGGAAGAGGTGATGGCCATCTCTTCGGGCTACGTGGAAGTTCAGCCCGGCCGCGTGGTGGTTCTCGCGGAAACCTGCGAGAAGGCCGACGAGATCGATGTCGAGCGTGCTCGGAGCCGCCTTCGGGAGATCGAAAGCGAGGTCAACCAGACCGCCGAGGCCGATCCCGACCTGATGCGCTTCCGCATGATGAAGCATCTGGCCCGGCTCCAGGCCTCGGGGCAGGGTCGCTGA